GATGTGCACATGGTCCACcaccatatatatatctctatataaatCCAGCTTGATGCCCTTTTGAAATCACAAGCTTAATCAAGTCTGCTGAGAAAATCTAAATCATTTAAACATGCTTCACCTTCAACAAGTAATAATAGCTATAGTCTTCCTAGCAGCCTTCATCTCCCATGTACATGAAGCTATAGCACAATTTCAACCACGTTACAGCTCCTTTTTTGCTCCAATTCACAAACATACGGATGCTGCTGTACCTCTCTATAGTGTCCAGATCATGACAGATAAAAGAAACTCACCATTTAAACCCACAAACTTCTTTATAGACGTCGACGCTCCTTTAACATGGCATGATTGCATAGTGAAACCGGACATATATCAAGGCACTTGTCCTGATAACGTGCTTTGCACCCTCGCCGTCGCTTGCGATGAAGATCTCTGTCCAGAACTGCGGAATTCCTACTCTTCTAAACATCCTTACTGCCAACGCATAAGAAACACTACCATACCACCTGACGGGACTTGCCCATGCCCCATCGATGAATTTATCCGAATACCTGGCGGGTATTGCCCATGTACTAACAATGTAAATAACCCGTTAGACTGGCCATGTCATGCAGCCTTTCTTAACTATGATAACTTTTTTGTGAACACTACTAATGGAAGGAACCCTATTCCAGATGGTCTTGATTATGCCTCCACAAACGCTGCATGTGCTCCTTCTTCGTCATTCCAATACTTCCCTGCTGATGTTACGGGGGTCGTGGCACTTTCGTCATCACCTTATTCGTTTGTGTCTTCTCTAGATATGGCGTGGCTTAATAAAACATTTTCCTTATGTTTACCTAGCACATCTGCTGCTCCTGGGATCTTTTTCTATGGAAATGGTCCTTATTATCTTCGTCCCCACTCAGATGTTGATGTAAGGAGTTTCCTTTCTTATACACCATTACTAAAGCATCCCGCTTCTTTTGGGTACTTTATCGGTGTCAGTTCCATTGAAATTAAAAAGAGGTCTATCGACATTCCAGCAAATGCCACTACCAAGTTTAGCACATTTGAGCCTTACACAACTCTTAGAACAGACATTTATAACTATGTTATTCGGAGGTTTTCATTGGTTACAAAGCAGATCCCTCCTACAAACCCGGTATCCCCATTTGGCCTTTGTTTTAACACCTCCACCAATGGTACCAAAGTTGGATTAAAAGTTCCAGATATTAATTTCAATCTTCAAGGTGGGAAGAAATGGAGTATATCCACCGCTAACTCCATGAAACAAATAACAGAAGAAGTGGCATGTCTGGCATTTGTTGATGGTGGCGCTACAAGTGAACATGCAATTGTTATCGGAACATTTCAGTTTGAGGATAACTTTCTTTTATTCGATTTACAGAACTCAAATCTTGGGTTTAGTTCTTCATTATTACGTAAGCAGACTTCTTGTTCAAATTTCAACTTTACCATGGCCTGGTAGTGGCTGATTAAGTTTCAATAGGCCTTCTTCCCTTTGGAACAGAAACTTTACGCATATATagttatgttttgttttaatgCATCATATACGTTTTCTCATATCACTCGATCGAGCTGTACTTGCCAAAGGTTCTCTGGCCTAGAGGTTGTGGGTTTAAGTAACATTAGGGACTCTGTGTCTAATTATGTGGTGTGTGCTTAATTGCCTAtaataaacacaaacaaaactttcatttaGACTTACTGCAATATTGTATGACCGCTACACCATCACACTGAATTCATATTAGGAAACCATGCATGCATCTTTAAACCAATTATGTCAAGAAAAACTCCTTTAAAGTTTAACGAAAATTCGTAAAAATTAATGATGATACACATAAATGGGCTAACATGGAAATCACAGTATAACAGGTGAACAAATTAAGAACTACCACAACCTAACAACATCCATCTCACCACctaaatgacaaacaacaatatAACAAACTCATCATATACTTgtagaatatatatttaaacttctGGACTGTCATGCCTAAAAGTATCAAACacatttttaaatttagaaGACTAGATTCGTGAGTTcattaaaatgttatataaatgTACCTGGAAAcacaatttaataaaatcttgtatatattattactacATGTATGAAGTATGAATGTTATACATAATCTGTCTCATATCTATATAAATCCGCTGATCTACTCTATAAAATATCACAACTAGTAAGATttacacacaaacaaacaccaGAAAATGCAGCTTTTTTTGCAATTAACTGCTCTGTTTCTTGCACTCATTTCTCATCAACATGAAGCCTTGGCACAAACTAAACTAACTtacacttcttttctttttcctgtAACTAAACATACCGATACTCCTAAACCTCTCTATAGCATTGAACTCATGACAACGTTCGTGAACATGCAATTCTCGCATGCAAATTTCCTTATAGACATAGAAGCTCCTTTGACTTGGCACGATTGCATCCTGGAATGGAACAGGATTCCAGAATCCAGTTGTCCAACTAACAAGCTTTGCACCTCTCCAATTTCTAGTGAAGAACACGAATGCTCAGAAATTCGAAGTTCCTACTCTTATCAAAATCCTTCCTGCCCGCCATTGACCAATAGTTCTACTTTACCAGGTTGGGGATTTCATACATGCCCAGTCAATGTTATGAACCCGGTTGATGGAAATTGCACTCAACCTGAGCTCAATGGTGACTCTTTCGCAGCAAATGCAAGTGATGGTAGAAATCCGTTTCTTGTTTACCATGATATTAATATTTACGCTGCGTGTGCACCTTCTTCTACGTTTGAATCATTTCCTGCACAAGTGTCTGGCGTCATGGCGTTTTCTTCTTCCCCTTATGCACTACCAGCTTATTACCACCAATCATCACTTAAAACAAGCTTAGCTCTATGTTTACCAAGCACACCGTCTGATCATGGGGTTTTATTCTTTGGATCGGGTCCTTATTACCTTCTTCCTCACTCGGATGTAGACTTAAGGAGTTTACTTTCCTATACTCCATTACTAAAGCATTCAGATTCTTTTAGTTACTATATCGGTGTGAATGCCATTTCTATCAAACGTCGGTCTATTGATATCCCAGGGAGCACAACTACAAAACTTAGTACAACCGAGCCTTACACCACACTTAGAAGCGACATTTATAATCCAGTGATTCGAAGGTTTTCAGTGGTTACAAAACGTATGCCTCGTGCAGAGCCAGTTGCACCGTTTAGCCTTTGTCTAAGGACCATCACCAATGGAACCCGAAATGATTTCAATGTCCCTGACATTGATTTTAATTTCCCTAATGGGAAGAATTGGACTATATCAACAGCCAACTCCATGAAACAAGTTACAGAAGACGTGGCATGTTTCGCGTTTGTTGATGGTGGGTTGGCAAGTGATCATGCAATCGTGATCGGGGCATTTCAGATGGAGAATAACTTCCTAGTGTTTGATTTAGAAAATTCAACTTTGGGTTTCAGTTCTTCTTTACTAACAAAGGATACTTCCTGTGCAAACTTTAACTTTACCACCGGtagttttcttaattaattaatgtactaCTAATTACTCATGTCAATTAGGCCAGATCACTTTGTTCTTGTACTTATAGCCTGATACGGAATGCAGCCTAATTAGGAAGTTCTTGTTCATTGTAATTTGAGGAATAGTGTGTGTTACAAAAACCAGAGTTGATGTTTTAAGTTTTGTCTATCAAAAAGTGTACCTTTTGATCTATATCTATGATGTTGTTAGCATATGCTACTCCATAATTTTCTCAGTCTGTTGATACTAGTCATTAAGAGTTCATATGTGACAATTGACATCTCTTAGAATTGTCATCaacagcaaaaaaaaaaaaaaaaacaaaactttctgacattattattattattattatttttataactattGTAAACATCCACTTAAAATCCTAATAATACTCCTCTCCTAACAAAACTCTTGTTCAAATCATAACTCGTTGAGTCGTTTCTAATATACCTAAGGGCTTATCCTACTACACATACACATCGTTGCTATCATCACCACCCCATTACCACTCACCGATACCGCCACATTTAACGGCTACTTTAATTTTAAACGATACTACTACGACGCATGGGTACAtgctagtagtagtagtagtaatacGCATTCACTACCTATAAGAAAAGTTTGTGTTAAACAATGCAAatgtttatatgtgtatatatatatagggtaaagttattttgagaacctttttttggcgagaacctttgagaacttttcaaatcaagcccaaccgatgactgttctttacatgaaaattaaaaattgttttttgattgtgttctgaataacttatgtgtaattttgaagtttataattgtgtggaacatggattatcatccgttatacaattatgtgaagatttggattcttgatcacaagTGCaagaatattgctatgatcacatgtatgcaagtcgatcacatgtaatcatagaaatattcgtacacatgtgatcaagaatccaaatctccacataattgtataacggatgataatctatgcctccacacaattataaacttcaaaattacacataagttattctataaacaatcaaaaaataattttcatgtaaagaataatcatcagttgggcttgatttgaaaatttctcaaaagttctaaaaaaaaaagtttctcaaaataacttttcaaaatatatatatatattacatgcaTTTTTGGCTCAAAAAGGAAAGCAATTAATTTTGATTGACCTATAAAATTTAGATAACAAATGTCATTAGCAAAATCTAGTAATTTAACAGAAATACAACACAATAGATGTGATATGTCTAAcaaacgagatgggtacccgcgcaatgcggcagcggtggaggcaacgggtggtgctagtggcggt
The sequence above is drawn from the Erigeron canadensis isolate Cc75 chromosome 4, C_canadensis_v1, whole genome shotgun sequence genome and encodes:
- the LOC122597656 gene encoding chitinase CLP-like, with protein sequence MQLFLQLTALFLALISHQHEALAQTKLTYTSFLFPVTKHTDTPKPLYSIELMTTFVNMQFSHANFLIDIEAPLTWHDCILEWNRIPESSCPTNKLCTSPISSEEHECSEIRSSYSYQNPSCPPLTNSSTLPGWGFHTCPVNVMNPVDGNCTQPELNGDSFAANASDGRNPFLVYHDINIYAACAPSSTFESFPAQVSGVMAFSSSPYALPAYYHQSSLKTSLALCLPSTPSDHGVLFFGSGPYYLLPHSDVDLRSLLSYTPLLKHSDSFSYYIGVNAISIKRRSIDIPGSTTTKLSTTEPYTTLRSDIYNPVIRRFSVVTKRMPRAEPVAPFSLCLRTITNGTRNDFNVPDIDFNFPNGKNWTISTANSMKQVTEDVACFAFVDGGLASDHAIVIGAFQMENNFLVFDLENSTLGFSSSLLTKDTSCANFNFTTGSFLN
- the LOC122597655 gene encoding chitinase CLP-like, which produces MLHLQQVIIAIVFLAAFISHVHEAIAQFQPRYSSFFAPIHKHTDAAVPLYSVQIMTDKRNSPFKPTNFFIDVDAPLTWHDCIVKPDIYQGTCPDNVLCTLAVACDEDLCPELRNSYSSKHPYCQRIRNTTIPPDGTCPCPIDEFIRIPGGYCPCTNNVNNPLDWPCHAAFLNYDNFFVNTTNGRNPIPDGLDYASTNAACAPSSSFQYFPADVTGVVALSSSPYSFVSSLDMAWLNKTFSLCLPSTSAAPGIFFYGNGPYYLRPHSDVDVRSFLSYTPLLKHPASFGYFIGVSSIEIKKRSIDIPANATTKFSTFEPYTTLRTDIYNYVIRRFSLVTKQIPPTNPVSPFGLCFNTSTNGTKVGLKVPDINFNLQGGKKWSISTANSMKQITEEVACLAFVDGGATSEHAIVIGTFQFEDNFLLFDLQNSNLGFSSSLLRKQTSCSNFNFTMAW